One window of the Pseudofrankia sp. DC12 genome contains the following:
- a CDS encoding acetate--CoA ligase family protein has translation MGGGADLSRLVDPASVVVVGASDRAGSLGARAVENLLDHSDFTGRPYLVSRTRQTVHGLACYPSVLDLPEAPDAAMLLVPAAQTLPVLRECADRGVRYAIVFTSGFGETGPEGRAAEAEMARIGRAAGMRLYGPNSPGLCNLNKRIGFMFSPSFHLDQRPGPIGLATQGGGIGRCFLQAMERGVGVGLWASTGNEVDLTVADFVRYLADADDISVIATAIEGVRNGPAFVDAALYAAERGKPVVALKVGRSDYGARAVASHTGSLSGAAAVNSAVLRQIGVVEVDDMDELIESAALFARRRPTGGERVAVYGFSGGGCALSADAVGQAGLELATFTSATDTTLRAVLPDYAAVGNPVDATSDILTRPEIGHASLQAVADDPDVGVVLYPFPCDYAELTGTIAASIAAVQRQTDTPILPVWMSDRLGPGYAELVDGGLVPVRSVRNGVAALRRWVWRGQWRPADGWRPLGTPASGEGRVTLTEPAAKELLGRHGVAVPVSGVAGCADEAVAIAGRVGYPVVVKVVSEQITHKSDVGGVALGLEDAAQVRAGHERVLAAARAARPDAGLLGTLVEPMAPAGLDVLVGVTGDPVFGPVLTFGLGGVLVELFDDAARRLLPLDLAQARALIDEPRCAALLRGVRGAGPYDVDALAALLVAVSRVVERYPSQVVELELNPVRVLPAGQGVLALDAVLVVTGELEGEF, from the coding sequence ATGGGCGGCGGCGCGGACCTGTCCCGGCTCGTGGACCCCGCGTCCGTCGTGGTGGTCGGAGCGTCGGACCGGGCTGGCAGCCTCGGCGCCAGGGCGGTGGAGAACCTGCTCGACCACTCCGACTTCACCGGGCGGCCATACCTGGTCAGCCGGACCAGGCAGACCGTGCACGGTCTGGCCTGCTACCCGAGCGTGCTTGACCTGCCCGAGGCGCCCGACGCGGCGATGCTGCTCGTCCCGGCCGCCCAGACGCTCCCGGTGCTGCGCGAGTGCGCCGATCGTGGCGTGAGGTACGCGATCGTCTTCACGTCCGGCTTCGGCGAGACCGGCCCCGAGGGCAGAGCCGCCGAGGCCGAGATGGCGCGGATCGGCCGCGCGGCCGGGATGCGCCTGTACGGGCCGAACTCGCCCGGACTGTGCAACCTCAACAAGCGCATCGGGTTCATGTTCTCCCCGTCCTTCCACCTCGACCAGCGTCCTGGCCCGATCGGCCTGGCCACCCAGGGCGGGGGAATCGGCCGCTGCTTCCTGCAGGCGATGGAGCGCGGCGTCGGCGTGGGGCTGTGGGCGTCCACCGGGAACGAGGTGGACCTGACGGTCGCCGATTTCGTCCGCTACCTCGCCGACGCCGACGACATCAGCGTGATCGCCACGGCCATAGAGGGCGTCCGCAACGGCCCGGCCTTCGTCGACGCCGCGCTGTACGCGGCGGAACGGGGCAAGCCGGTGGTGGCGCTGAAGGTGGGGCGTTCGGACTACGGCGCGCGCGCCGTCGCCTCGCACACCGGCTCGCTGTCCGGGGCCGCCGCGGTGAACAGCGCGGTGCTGCGCCAGATCGGGGTCGTCGAGGTGGACGACATGGACGAGCTGATCGAGTCCGCGGCCCTGTTCGCGCGCAGGCGGCCCACCGGCGGCGAGCGGGTGGCCGTCTACGGGTTCTCCGGCGGGGGGTGTGCGCTGTCGGCCGACGCGGTCGGCCAGGCCGGGCTCGAGCTGGCGACGTTCACCTCGGCAACCGACACGACGCTGCGCGCGGTGCTGCCGGACTACGCCGCGGTCGGCAACCCGGTGGACGCCACCTCGGACATCCTCACTCGCCCGGAGATCGGCCACGCGAGCCTCCAGGCGGTCGCCGACGACCCGGACGTCGGCGTCGTGCTGTACCCCTTCCCGTGCGACTACGCGGAGCTGACTGGCACGATCGCGGCGTCGATCGCCGCCGTGCAGCGGCAGACCGACACCCCGATCCTCCCGGTCTGGATGAGCGACCGGCTCGGGCCCGGCTACGCCGAGCTGGTCGACGGCGGCCTGGTACCCGTCCGCAGCGTGCGCAACGGCGTGGCCGCGCTGCGACGCTGGGTGTGGCGCGGCCAGTGGCGGCCGGCGGACGGGTGGCGGCCGCTGGGCACGCCCGCCTCGGGCGAGGGCCGGGTGACCCTGACCGAGCCGGCGGCCAAGGAGCTGCTCGGCCGCCACGGCGTGGCGGTGCCGGTCTCGGGGGTCGCGGGCTGCGCGGACGAGGCCGTCGCGATCGCCGGACGAGTGGGCTATCCGGTGGTCGTCAAGGTGGTGAGCGAGCAGATCACCCACAAGTCCGACGTCGGCGGCGTGGCGCTGGGACTGGAGGACGCGGCGCAGGTGCGGGCCGGCCACGAGCGGGTCCTGGCCGCCGCGCGGGCGGCCCGGCCCGACGCCGGCCTGCTGGGGACCCTCGTCGAGCCGATGGCGCCGGCGGGCCTCGACGTGCTGGTGGGCGTGACCGGGGATCCCGTCTTCGGGCCGGTCCTCACCTTTGGCCTCGGCGGCGTTCTCGTGGAGCTGTTCGACGACGCCGCGCGCAGGCTGCTCCCGCTGGACCTCGCGCAGGCCCGCGCGCTCATCGACGAGCCGCGCTGCGCGGCGCTGCTGCGCGGGGTGCGGGGAGCCGGGCCGTACGACGTGGACGCGCTCGCGGCGCTGCTGGTGGCGGTGTCCCGGGTGGTGGAGCGGTACCCCAGCCAGGTGGTCGAGCTTGAGCTGAACCCGGTCCGCGTGCTGCCCGCCGGCCAGGGCGTGCTCGCCCTCGACGCTGTGCTGGTGGTCACGGGCGAGCTGGAGGGAGAGTTTTGA
- a CDS encoding citryl-CoA lyase, translating to MIKTEIGQTTPERITVRGHDLANELIGQIDFVDMLMLVVVGRRCQGNEKEMINTILVTVTDHGLTPSALAARLTFTGAPEAPQAAVAAGLLGAGSVLLGAMQDAAVMLRAAAAGLTWDSPDGEIAGVAKRYVAERRAARQPLYGLGHNIHVNGDPRVPVLRAVSERNGYFGHHWRLLLAMDEASRAAYGRRLPANTAGAVGAMILSMGLPLHLARGLSLVGRCAGLVGHLVEEEQHPTGSELWSLVLRQDERNVLPEDRHAAR from the coding sequence TTGATCAAAACCGAGATCGGCCAGACGACCCCCGAGCGGATCACGGTTCGCGGGCACGACCTGGCCAACGAACTGATCGGGCAGATCGACTTCGTCGACATGCTGATGCTTGTCGTCGTCGGGCGCCGGTGTCAGGGCAACGAGAAAGAAATGATCAACACGATCCTGGTGACGGTCACCGACCACGGGCTCACCCCGAGCGCGCTCGCGGCCCGGCTGACCTTCACCGGCGCCCCCGAGGCCCCGCAGGCGGCCGTGGCGGCCGGCCTGCTCGGCGCCGGCAGCGTCCTGCTCGGCGCCATGCAGGACGCCGCGGTCATGCTGCGCGCGGCGGCGGCGGGGCTCACCTGGGACAGCCCGGACGGCGAGATCGCCGGCGTGGCCAAGCGGTACGTGGCCGAGCGCCGGGCCGCCCGCCAGCCGCTGTACGGCCTCGGGCACAACATCCACGTCAACGGGGACCCGCGGGTGCCGGTGCTGCGGGCGGTGTCGGAACGCAACGGGTACTTCGGCCACCACTGGCGCCTGCTGCTGGCGATGGACGAGGCGAGCCGCGCGGCGTACGGGCGGCGGCTGCCCGCCAATACCGCCGGGGCCGTCGGGGCGATGATCTTGAGCATGGGCCTGCCGCTGCACCTGGCCCGCGGGCTCAGCCTGGTCGGCCGGTGCGCCGGCCTCGTCGGCCACCTCGTCGAAGAAGAACAGCACCCGACCGGGTCGGAGCTGTGGAGCCTCGTGCTGCGCCAGGACGAGCGCAACGTTCTGCCGGAGGATCGCCATGCTGCGCGGTGA
- a CDS encoding Rieske 2Fe-2S domain-containing protein produces MLRGEANEELSRVGKGTPMGELFRRFWLPALLTSEVEAPDGPPVRLRILGEDLVAFRDSSGRVGLVSAYCSHRLAPLFFGRNEDGGIRCVYHGWKFDAEGRCLETPNVPAGAPDIRDRVGITAYPVREAGGVVWAYLGPKEHEPRFPGLEYAHVPPGHAFAARWLQRTNWSQGLEGEIDSSHISWLHRDFDRDTTKQKVTGAQLSADAAPHIELRQTDYGLVYGARRDHEGQYLWRVTQLILPMFSLIPRGPGAFAAGGGRAWVPVDDNCTTVFTFGYRVDHPIDEDELASYYRSGALFPPRTQPGRYQLPDGYVIDTWLPVANKENDYLIDREMQRTANFTGIWGVHDQDRALAENSRGIGGTSPGVADRSFEHLVSSDRAVVTVRRILLNLADALRKGVEPAIVADPELFAVRAISKLSPLAAFDAFMAEYGHEMRASGARAPVPAE; encoded by the coding sequence ATGCTGCGCGGTGAGGCCAATGAGGAGCTGTCCCGGGTGGGCAAGGGCACGCCGATGGGCGAGCTCTTCCGGCGGTTCTGGCTGCCCGCCCTGCTCACCTCCGAGGTCGAGGCCCCGGACGGCCCCCCGGTGCGGCTGCGCATCCTCGGCGAGGACCTGGTCGCCTTCCGTGACAGCAGCGGACGGGTCGGCCTCGTCAGCGCCTACTGCTCGCACCGGCTCGCCCCGTTGTTCTTCGGCCGCAACGAGGACGGCGGAATCCGGTGTGTCTACCACGGCTGGAAGTTCGACGCCGAGGGCCGGTGCCTGGAGACCCCGAACGTCCCGGCGGGCGCCCCGGACATCCGCGACAGGGTCGGTATCACCGCCTACCCGGTGCGCGAGGCCGGCGGAGTCGTCTGGGCCTACCTGGGGCCGAAGGAGCACGAGCCGCGGTTCCCCGGCCTCGAGTACGCGCACGTGCCGCCGGGGCACGCGTTCGCCGCGCGGTGGCTGCAGCGGACCAACTGGTCCCAGGGGCTGGAAGGCGAGATCGACAGCTCGCACATCAGCTGGCTGCACCGGGACTTCGACCGCGACACCACGAAGCAGAAGGTCACCGGGGCGCAGCTGTCGGCTGACGCCGCGCCACACATCGAGCTGCGGCAGACCGACTACGGCCTCGTCTACGGCGCCCGGCGTGACCACGAGGGCCAGTACCTCTGGCGGGTCACCCAGCTCATCCTGCCGATGTTCAGCCTGATCCCGCGCGGCCCCGGCGCTTTCGCCGCCGGTGGTGGGCGCGCCTGGGTGCCGGTGGATGACAACTGCACGACGGTGTTCACCTTCGGCTACCGCGTCGACCACCCGATCGACGAGGACGAGCTGGCCTCGTACTACCGCAGCGGCGCGCTCTTCCCGCCGCGTACGCAGCCGGGGCGGTACCAGCTCCCGGACGGCTACGTGATCGACACCTGGCTGCCGGTCGCGAACAAGGAGAACGACTACCTGATCGACCGGGAGATGCAGCGGACCGCCAACTTCACCGGGATCTGGGGCGTGCACGACCAGGACCGGGCGCTGGCGGAGAACTCCCGCGGCATTGGCGGCACCAGCCCCGGGGTCGCCGACCGGTCGTTCGAGCACCTGGTCAGCTCGGACCGCGCGGTCGTGACCGTCCGCCGGATCCTGCTCAACCTCGCCGACGCGTTGCGCAAGGGCGTCGAGCCCGCCATCGTCGCGGACCCGGAGCTGTTCGCCGTCCGGGCGATCAGCAAGCTCAGCCCGCTCGCGGCCTTCGACGCGTTCATGGCCGAGTACGGCCACGAGATGCGGGCGTCGGGTGCCCGCGCGCCGGTCCCGGCGGAGTGA